Proteins from one Muntiacus reevesi chromosome X, mMunRee1.1, whole genome shotgun sequence genomic window:
- the LOC136154779 gene encoding melanoma-associated antigen 10-like produces MSELSKPEDDLQDAGEAQGPVEVPLLEAEVGESASHLASYALASSSANVEALPQEILDRMMANLMKFLLLKYRAKEVTSQAEMLDTVLRDNQEHFPMVFSEVSECLQLVFGVDVKEVDPAEHTYILVPTLGLTCDEMLSDGEGLPKAGFLVLVLSVIMRFGDPAPEEAVWGALSRMGVYVGREHCVFGEPRELLTQVWVQEGYLRYQQVPDSHPARYEFLWGPRAYVETSKWHVMSFTLRVMERALGAFPFMPAEDSREEE; encoded by the coding sequence ATGAGTGAGCTCAGCAAACCCGAGGATGACCTTCAGGACGCAGGCGAGGCCCAGGGCCCTGTCGAGGTGCCACTCTTGGAGGCTGAGGTGGGGGAGTCCGCATCCCACTTAGCCTCCTATGCCCTAGCATCCTCCTCAGCTAAtgtggaggccttgccccaaGAAATTCTGGATAGAATGATGGCTAACTtgatgaagttcctgctcctCAAGTATCGAGCCAAGGAGGTGACCTCCCAGGCGGAAATGCTGGATAcggtcctcagggataaccaggagcactTCCCGATGGTCTTCAGTGAAGTTTCAGAGTGCCTTCAGCTGGTCTTTGGCGTGGATGTGAAGGAGGTGGACCCAGCGGAGCACACCTACATCTtggtccccaccctgggcctcacctgtgaTGAGATGCTGAGCGATGGGGAGGGCCTGCCCAAGGCCGGCTTCTTGGTGCTGGTCCTCAGCGTGATCATGCGGTTTGGAGACCCGGCCCCTGAGGAGGCAgtctggggagcactcagcaggatgggggtgtaTGTTGGGAGGGAGCACTgtgtctttggggagcccagggagcttcTGACCCAAGTATGGGTGCAGGAGGGATACTTGAGGTAccagcaggtgcctgacagccaccctgctcgttatgagttcctgtggggtccccgggcgtatgtggagaccagcaagtggcacgTCATGTCATTTACGCTCAGGGTCATGGAAAGGGCTTTGGGGGCATTCCCATTCATGCCTGCAGAGGATTcgagggaggaggaatag